The Neoarius graeffei isolate fNeoGra1 chromosome 10, fNeoGra1.pri, whole genome shotgun sequence sequence gcccctgaaatgaagggattgtgtttaaaaaaatgctttagttcctcacatttttatgcaatcattttgttcaacccactgaattaaagctgaaagtctgaacttcaactgcatctgaattgttttgttcaaaattcattgtggtaatgtacagaacgaaaattagaaaaatgttgtctctgtccaaatatttatggacctaactgtatgttatttaccagctggaaggtctgtatcgtgaaataccgtgaccgaggtcttgaaagtactgaccgaggccctctgggccgaggtcagtattcaaggccgaggtcacggtatttcaccatacagaccgaccttaagctggtaaataatatatttatttttttctttaccaaattctaacagggcggcacggtggtgtagtggttagcgctgtcgcctcacagcaagaaggtcctgggttcgaaccccgggtccggcgagggcctttctgtgtggagtttgcatgttctccccgtgtccgcgtgggtttcctccgggtgctccggtttcccccacagtccaaagacatgcaggttaggttaactggtgactctaaattgaccgtaggtgtgaatgtgagtgtgaatggttgtctgtgtctatgtgttgccctgtgatgacctggcgacttgtccagggtgtaccccgcctttcgcccgtagtcagctgggataggctccagcttgcctgcgaccctgtataaggataaagcggctagagataatgagatgagatgagaatgaaattctaacagaaaacgagagcacccgaacggGAAAACCGagtcgagccgccattttgaatcctcattcacggctgaaatgcaaattgcttcctccttggtatacaagtgcacttccatggcaggaaataaactacattttgcccctgtgtagtcccctatttatacaaatagaagtcattcaggattcagccatgtttttgctgggcgttagcaagttacaggtttttagctttctcctaaaatgttttattttatttcttcctcctcagggtagtaaaactggctttcgctgtgaacactgtcgttattgctatccatgctgtaaaattaatgctattctcctgagaaatgtgaaaataaatgttgacaaaaattgttactatgtttgttgttgttgtgaacgagcaagtcgccagaggtccataactggggtctgtatcgtaggatacggacccgctcaccagccaatcagagcgtgggatttgatgaaaaccagactgcgaaaaaaataattaacaattatttgctgaaggtgaTGTGAAtacggtgaataataaccaaataCCTatccaaaaataaacaaacaagcaaaaatccCTTTATTTTATTATTCCCACTTGTCGGTGAAGCCTTAGAAAAAATATTTTATCTCCTGCTTGTGACATAGCTCTCTCAAATGATTTAAAATTAAGTTTAAAATTATATAAAATGCAAAGGCATTTGAATAATACGAAAATATTTTCCTACACAGCATTCAACTTATTTTTAGACTCATTTTATTTAACCAACTGCTTTAGTGAAGCTTTACAGCGATCATTTTATTTCCTGCTCATGTAAATCTCAGCTAGCACACGAAAATGTTTATCTGAATCCGACAGATCCTGAAGCTCCTTATCTCACAGCTTAACATGACTTAATGAAGTGCTATTTACACATTTCGAGAAATGTTAAcacaatattcatctcatctcattatctctagccgctttatccttctacagggtcgcaggcaagctggagcctatcccagctgactacgggcgaaaggcagggtacaccctggacaagtcgccaggtcatcacagggctgacacatagacacagacaaccattcacactcacattcacacctacggtcaatttagagtcaccagttaacctaacctgcatgtctttggactgtgggggaaaccggagcacccggaggaaacccacgcggacacagggagaacatgcaaactccacacagaaaggcccttgccggccccggggctcgaacccaggaccttcttgctgtgaggcgacagcgctaaccactacaccaccgtgccgcccacaatattCATATGAAACAATATTCATGGGCATTGGTACAGCTAATGCTAGAGAGTGGTAGATAACGTTCGCATTAACTTTGATTTGTTAATCATTAAGGTTGCTTGATGtaaccagaggcgattctagagtctgttgtggccccaagcaaaaatttccagggggcccttctgaccagtgttcatcaccaatatgttataaataatctgacaccaacgaaaaatgtatgaaaccaaagttttttaaattccaaatgtgaaaatacaatggtaaagaacaataaaaacaataaaaaacaaaataaataagccctcgggccccgactctcagggggcccctgggccagggggccccaagtagttgcctgccttgcctgttcacaagctgtgcgTCTGGATGTAACTGGCAGATAAAAACCTCGGATCAGTAAAAACAATGCGTCTAAAGTGACTACCTCTAACTCTCACCGATATTTGATAAGACTGAATTACCTTTAAGTTGTAGAAAGCTCTCCAGATCCACAGTCCAACTCGAGTCAAAACAGGAGTGAAAAGATGGCGAGCTGTAATGCCTCTGTTTTCCCAGGAGGCGGAGTTTCCAGACAAAACACAACGACTTCCTTTGTTCTTAACATGATTTAGACGTACAGATTTTACATTTCTCAAGATTAAAATATTTCTAGAAGATTAACATATGTTCAGAAGATCATGTCTTTATATACAGAAAGCATATATGTAAATCAAACAACCCTGAAAAAACTCTTCtcccattttttcagtgtgactctgtattTGTTGGTTGAAACCTATTAACTGATGGTTTGCTAGAAAGGCAttgttattgggttttttttaaatatgtaataaaaatgtTCATTTTTGAAATAGTAAGAAGTAGGAAATTAATGATGATTAACACTAAAGAGTATGTGACAAATCAAACTGGTTAAAAGAAGTGTTGCGTTTGTGTGGAAATCGAGATAAGAGATTTAAAATGTAATCTATTTTAAACAATGATAAATTGTGGTATGACTTGTATGTTTTGTTTTATCAGTAGTTTCCATGTAAACATAGTGCCATGTTTGGATACCTGTGACTTTATTTTCCACATACAGTGGATTGTTAATAATCATTCTGGTAAGAAAGAATATTATTCCACTGAACATTTAACCTTTAAGCCTGCAATAATACAATATCCACTATAACCTATTAACATGTAATTAGTACATAATGTAGTTATTTTCATTGTACCTATGTAATTTCTAAGCTAATTTAAGAAGAGAAaataatcacatcacatcacatcacattatctctagtcgctttatccttctacagggtcgcaggcaagctggagcctatcccagctgactacgggcgaaaggcggggtacaccctggacaagtcgccaggtcatcacagggctgacacatagacacagacaaccattcacacctacggtcaatttagagtcaccagttaacctaacctgcatgtctttggactgtgggggaaaccggagcacccggaggaaacccacgcggacacggggagaacatgcaaactccacacagaaaggccctcgccggccccggggctcgaacccaggaccttcttgctgtgaggcgacagcgctaaccactacaccaccatgccgcagaAAATAATCAAAGGAGCAGAATTTTTAATACGTGTGACTTTTATTTCAACACTTCTTGAACCATGTAATGAATAAAATGGGCATGTACactttatttaataataataagaagaagtagaagaagaagaagaatgaagcATAGAGAGGCACCTGGCAACAGACTGCACACCCTGCCCAACTGGCAACCAACAATGTCACACCGAATACAGCACTACCCCCAGGTGGCAACCTCCCAAGGAAAGAGTTGGTCACCTTTAACCGGATGCAAACCGGGGTAGGCTGCTTCAATACCAACATGGACCGATGGGGTCTGCGCCCATCTGCAGCCTGCCCCTGCGGGTCACCTACGCAGACCATAGCGCACATCCTCAGTGAATGCCCCACCCTTGGCCTGCCCGCAGATGTCGACCTCACGATCCCTAAGCGGTCCATGGTGAACTGGTTGCAGCACCTTTCTTATACCTAATACAGCTGTcttctcataataataataataataatagggcggcacggtggtgtagtggttagcgctgtcacctcacagcaagaaggtccgggttcgagccccgtggccggcgagggcctttctgtgcggagtttgcatgttctccccatgtccacgtgggtttcctctgggtgctccggtttcccccacagtccaaagacatgcaggttaggttaactggtgactctaaattgaccgtaggtgtgaatgtgagtgtgaatggttgtctgtgtctatgtgtctgccctgtgatgacctggcgacttgtccagggtgtaccccgcctttcgcccgtagtcagctgggataggctccagcttgcctgcgaccctgtagaaggataaagcggctagagataatgagatgagatgaataataatgaaGAAGAAGCTTCATGTCCTTTGAAGTCTATTCTACAAGTCTCTGTGACTTTGTTAGAAGGCCGAACACCTTTCTTCCAAAATATAATCCCTGAGTTGTAGTTTTAATGATGGTGGCGGTGAACACGTTGGCCAAAATTTCCCATAGATATTCATTTGGGTTAATTGACATTTTTACATGCATCACACCATTCAGTGAGATCTTGTGCCCTGTGGATGGGAGTATTATTTTCATGGAAGATACCACTCCCTTCAGGTTAAAATTGTTTTATCATAGGGTAAAGGTGATCATTCAGAAAAAAACCGTGTTAATTTGCAGTGGCGTTTCCTTCTAAGGGAAATAGTGGCTCTAAACAATGCCAGTAAAATGCCTCCACAGCATAACAGTGTATGCCACACATGTACTTGCCCAACTGTCAAGAATatggcaaaggaaaaaaaaaagaaaaaagaaaaaaaaaatcacctgactATATGATTTCCATTCCATATCGCTGTAGACCTACGTTCTTCCCCACTGAACTTACATTTTCTATTTGTCTTTGTGATTAGTTTTATGTATTACAGACTATACTATATAGTAGTTGGGGACAAACTATTGTTGCTGCCAGTCTGATCATGTCCTGCGTTGCCATTCTCAGTCACCTGAAGAACAGTCACTTACACCTTTTCCTCTTTCCATTTTAACTCAggtctgtcatgctccgccccggacatccactccggagattatggatctctcacgccagcgccgatccggatccaggacaggaatcccttctcacccgtattcacttcctggttttcactgctgtgtataaataagccctcagactttgccagaacacCTCCTTTGCTTCTTTAGTCGTTTCTATGCCTCTCTTACTGTTCATGGGTCTCTCTAGTgactttcttgttcatggtttttgcactagcattcttctggttcatggtgttttttgcactagcattcttctggttcatggtgttttttgcactaagggttatttcagattcatggtttcttgcactaagggtcttttcttgttcatgtttttttgcaccagtgtttttgtctttgccggtcatgtttttgtcaagttgtttgtcttattttgtctggactgtttttgccatttgttttttgtcctgtttgtttacctttttgccacgccctttcttcTGTGAATTAAATccaattatttattggattactgtctgtgttgtgtttgtggatcctaacttcaccatacctccacccaccctaacaatACGTTttagccaacatggatccagcggaacttgcCCATCTGACAACGGCCATCCAGCAGAAGAGGACTCTTCTcgagacccaccaacaagacctacaacaaattacccagaacctcgccaccctgtccaacacactcaaccttctcacgacacagatgcagcactgtcaagccatgcctacccttgctcagccgtctcctacttcagctcctgccactgcctttctccatgaaccgagacttccagtgcctcagccctacgatggagaaccaggtacttgcagatcgtttttgtctcaatgttcattgaccctagagctgcaacctctggccttccccacagaacgctcccaggtagcatatacaataacactcctcactggcaaggccagagagtggggaacagcggtctgggatgccaatgcacccttttgttccagtttcaaagatttctccaaggagattaggcgaactttcgactgtcctctgtccggccaggaggcggccagagagctcatggagttgTGGCAGGGGTCCCAGTCTACCTCTGATTacgccattgagttctggatgttgGCGgcttcatgcggttggaacgagaactCCCAGATCGACacgttcctgcacggcttgtctgACGCAATCAAGGACGAATTGGTATCgtgggaactgccgtcagacctatccagcctcatggacctcatcAACCGCATCGACGCTCGGATCCAGCaacagaagagagagaagaattgCCCCAGACTCAccacctctccacctcccgccacgtccatcgaacccatgcaggtagactgggTTCGGGTGTCAGCGGAAGAACGCCATTGCCAGTGGAgcatgggggcctgcttctactgcggtcagctgggacacatctgccgagtctgcccgctaaaaggatgagcccaccagtgaatcaaggggccctggtgggcaacgctcagaaccagtcccctgctaatcacctgttacttcctgtcatcattatccatgacaaccagcatcaccacctccaggcccttgtcGACTCAGggatggacaggaacctgatctgctccgccactgccaagcatctgggaatcccgctacttgctcttgacgtccctctcactgtcctgacactcaatggcactggcttgaccagcatcacccaccttactgccctgcttacctgaaggatttctagtaaccactcagaaaccatccagcttcatgttatgaacaacccccacatacccatcgtcctaggattatcatggttaatgcagcacaatccccaccttaactggactaataacaccatcctaggctggagttcttcctgcctggcctcctgtctgAACTTCACTCTACCTCCCGCCAAACCatcacagccttcagccagcgagtttcccgacctctcacatgtgcctctggaatatctggaccttaagctagttttcagtaagacccgagcagtgtccctccctcctcacagaccctacgactgtggtattgacctcctgcctgggacagtgccacccaagggacacctctactctctttctcctgctgaaagacaagccatggaaaagtGCATCACTGAGTCACTAGCAGCTGGGAttatctgcccttcctcctccccagcaggggcagggttCTTCATcgaaaaggacaagtcactccgcccctgcattgactatcggagTCTTAACAGCATCACggacaagaaccgctacccactaccgctcatgactacggcctttgaactattccagggagccaagatatttaccaagctagatctatgcaatgcataccatctcatcaggatcagggaggtggacgagtggaagacaccctttaacaccaccactggtcactacgagtacctcgtggtcccttttggcctgaccaacacgcccgcagtcttccaggcacttgttaacaacgtcttaagggacttcctaaacatcttcattttcatgtacctggatgacatcctaatcttctcccgctccctggaggaacatcgaggtcacatccggcaggtcttccagcgcctgctagagaacaagttgttcgtcaaggcagaaaagtgaatttcaccagagctctgtctcatttctgggattcatcatttccccagcaacgatccagatggaccccctcaagctcgaggcagttgctGATTGGCCCACTCTATCtttgagacgagagctccagcgcttcctaggattcgccaacttctacaggtgcttcattcgCAATTTCAGCACGGTGACCGGACGTCTCTCAGCCCTAACCTTGACCAAGACCCaactcaagtggggggaggaagcagagaaagccttttccatgctcaagcacaggtttaccacagcacccatttctcaccatacccgatccaaccaagcagtttattgtcgatgcttctgagtcaggggtcagagctatactttcccagagggccagtgatgacacagtccacccatgctcctactCCCATCGGCTATGATACAGTAAAACAGGCTTGCCCGAAAAGGGGTAGAGGACTATTACAGTATGTGTTCCCTATCACCTTCAATTTCACTACCATTATACAAACACAATTGCTTGACGTCTGTGATATTCATTCCCCTCTCATGTAGGACCTGTTTACACGTATATGGATATTTTTGTAAACGTACAGTAAACATCAAGCGAGCCACTCCAACATTCTCTCCCCCTTGATCTGCTCAAACTCTATGCAaaatattgtcaataaaacataaaataaggtGTGGCAAAGAACAATATCATTTAACAAGCATACAAGGAACTTACAAAGAGCAAATAAAGGACAGCTTCTTTACTGTGATATTGGACTGGTGCAGTAGACATGTGGGAAAGGGAAAATGTGAAAAGGGATATGGGACCTACTGATTAGGGACTTGGTTACACGTATGTGGATATTTTTAAACgctgatatttttttttacctgtttacataAAAACACGGCATGtggataaaaataaaaacgccATTGTGACAGGTgtgtttcagaaatctccacttaaaACTCCTACTTTAAAAATATCCACTTTAGGGAGCTAAAACTCTGTTTATGTGTAACAAAAGGCCCAAACAGATACGTTTACAAAAATATCCATATACGTGTAAACAGGTCCTACATGAGAGAGGAATGAATATCACAGACGTCAAGCAATTGTGTTTGTATAATGGTAGTGAAATTGAAGGTGATAGGGAACACATACTGTAATAGTCCTCTACCCCTTTTCGGGCAAGCCTGTTTTACTGTATGTTAACTAATATCAGCCAATCATCAGGCTCAGAAATGAATGAAATAATTTAAAGGAAGAGACCACCATATTTCTATAATGAAATGCATGTAATGGTTGTTAAATGCATCTTGCTGGGTTGAGACAACAAGTCGAGGGTATACAGTCCTGTGATGTTTCACACAATTCCAACCTACTACAAACAATGGCAAGTTTGGATAGCAGCTAGAAGCTAGTTGCGTTACAGCTGGATCCCTCAACACTGGAAGTTGTGAAGACCTGGCGAGTTTGCTCTGAGCATTTCACAGAGGAGGACTATAAGGAACCTGGAAAACATCTGAATGACATGGCAACACCGTCAATCCAATGCAATGGCGTGAACGCTCAACATTGTAAGTGTCCAGGGAAAACTTGGAAGAGCTTGGTCATATCTAACATTAGCCCAAAAAAATGCCACCCActttgctgagcctagctacattctaACAACTTTGGGGGGCGCGTCTAACTGACTGGGGGCACGCACAGAGCTCAGAGAGCTACCTATCAGCCTGTCTCAGTTCAGAGAAGAACATGTTTATAGAAATACGGCGGTCTGTTCCTTTaaggcatgtagacatggtcaatAAGATTATCTGAATAGTTGTGCCACGGTTAGTAGTTCCTTGACATAGTGGACCCAAGTGAAATTTCACCTGAGTGGATAGCCGAATTCCTGAACTGCCTCTTGGAAGAAGGCTAGGTTTGTTTCAGATCGATTATTGTCTGCAGCTCTCAGGTACATTATCTGTTGACAAGATGGACGcaagtttagaaaaaaaaaaagttcaaccaTAGCTTTTGACATAAACAAGCAGGTAAGCAAACACAATGTGTCTCAAATtgccttttttgttttcaaatttaTGTAAATACATGGCATTAATGTAAATACATGGCAAAGCCAATATTCTATGACCATACTTGGATTACCATAAAACGGCATGGATGATTGGACTTTTGTGCTGTACTCACCTTACGGGAAAAGCCATCTATGCAGCCAAAGATGACAATATTGTATCTGGGGGAACAACATGAAAAGACATGCAGTAACACTTCGCATTTTTGTAAACCAAGATACATGCTCAAAATAaataatgtacacacacactacaagatGTTCAGCTTTATGTATTTGAGGATACTGTAGTAGCTAGTAAAAATGTTATTACAATAATGTTACTTGTTAAACCTAGGACAGTTAAGAACATAATACCATACTTTACTTCATGTTCTGAATTTAATGTTTGTTCTGTCTTTGTGTATGCACAAAACAGTGAGACACGTAATTTTGATTCCTTTGTATAACAATAAAGCTGACTTTCACAATTGAGTTAGCTGACTTACCTTATGAGCTTATGATTTGTGTCCATATGCACAAGGTACATAGGGCAGGGAACTGAATAAGTTCTCCTTACAACACACCCCATTTGGGTCATTCTGCATAGTGTCCCTAGACTGTCCACACAATGCATAGCAGCCTTAACACGACTCCATTGGATTCGGTACCCTTGTGCCGCCAGAGTCCCCTTGACCAGCCTGTATCCTGCATGTGGCATTGTCTCCTTTATGGCAGAAACACGCTCATCCAGCTCAGCATCTGTGCAAGTGCTGTACAGTTCTCTGACAGAAATGTTGTACTCAGACATCCTTCTGTACAATGTAGCACGACACAACCCCATCAATCCAGCTATGGTATTCAGTGGTAACCCAATGTCTAGAAGGTGCTTCAAATGATCAGGACAAATGGAGATTTTAGGTCGACCAGCTGTACTTCGGCTTTCAAATTGCACTGGTGCTACAGGGTGGTGCTGATGTTCCCTTAGCATCAGGGCATTGACCAATGCCCTCAAACAGTCAGTTATTTCCTGGGACACTGGAATATGGTGGGATATGATGTCCAGGAAAACCATTTCCTGTGTACACACAAACCGCAGGTAGTCTTCATCCATGTCTGTTTGCTGAAGAACAAGTGTGACCCTGGTCAACAGTCTGTCCAAAACATGCTGTCTCAATAATTCCTACAAAGAAAAATCAAACATAAGATGGCATGCATGCATAATCtctaaaattaaagaaaataataaaccCCCCAAAAGCATATCCTAAAGTATTCACTCCCTAATACTCTGTTATTAAACGTACCAGCCCCCTAAGCCCTAAGTAAATGCACCTACTGTATTTATGCATTTGATTTATAATCATGTGTGGGCAATAAAGTATAGAGGAGGTTGGAACATCCCTCTTTTTATATTAAATCCAGAGAGAATAAGCTTTTATACGTTAATGGTACTCCAGAGATAGCTTTTAGAAAAGTGAATAGTTTTGGCGCCTATGAATCTATGATTACAATGTTTGCTGCATACTGTGGACTGTCTGTTTATTAGATAATGCTGTTTTTGTCTCAATCCTCAAAGCTTAAATCTGTCTGAAATCCATAAAGCCATCGATCGACTGGAAGCCATTTTCATATACGCAATCTGCATTTGGCTACGTAGACCATACATTTCCACTGTAGCCTACATAAACGTCATTTCATTTGGTTGTTTCATTTGTAGTCGACTAGCCTGCTAGCAATGTGATAGCCTGTGTGTGACAACCCTTATGGAATAACTGCACTACACTCTCTTTTTGCATTTGCGTTTTTGTGTCAACATATTGTAGGCtattcagtaataggctactgtaCTTTTTACTGTACATTTCTTTATAAGGGAAATGAAACAAACACACATTGCCAAAAGTACTAGCGAGTCAGTAGACTACTTGCAAAGTCAGTCTAAAGTACTTAACAATCTCTGACTACTTGATCATGTCAAAATATTCGACTCACCCAGGCATTCATTTCTGTTTCCATTTCGTCCTTGAGGTTAACGTGATGTTATTGCTTCCATATTTCGCTCCATTAAAATTTTTCTGGTAGACCTCTGGTAGTACCACAGCCGCCTTGGTAGTACAGTAGTTGTTTGCAGGTAGCCGAACCGGAGTGAACTTCGGTAAAGTAGAAACACCGCCCTCTACTGGAGGGGGGTGCAAGCCTCTGGCGTGTGGACTGAGACCTTTGCGTATGCGGATCGGATTGGAAAAGTGCGAAATGAATGTCTCAAAATTACGCAAGCGGAAGTAAGGATTCATCCGCGTGTTGGGTGATCTGCAAATGCAGATTCATCACTTCACACAAAGAACGCAGGAGTCGCAAACGAAATTTCAGTATAGATTCACATGCAAAACCTGATACATGCGTGCAAATCCCAATTTACAAGTCACGAATTTTGTACTTGCGTTTGCATATTATATCATTCGCGTGGATCACGGTGTCTGCGAGTACGGataataaagaaacaaaaatctctccataaaattcctttcatttgccttggagatattgtgttca is a genomic window containing:
- the LOC132893536 gene encoding uncharacterized protein LOC132893536, with translation METEMNAWELLRQHVLDRLLTRVTLVLQQTDMDEDYLRFVCTQEMVFLDIISHHIPVSQEITDCLRALVNALMLREHQHHPVAPVQFESRSTAGRPKISICPDHLKHLLDIGLPLNTIAGLMGLCRATLYRRMSEYNISVRELYSTCTDAELDERVSAIKETMPHAGYRLVKGTLAAQGYRIQWSRVKAAMHCVDSLGTLCRMTQMGCVVRRTYSVPCPMYLVHMDTNHKLIRYNIVIFGCIDGFSRKTEYEALIQRSIEETTVGIYVVKHDATNKPDDIGIVLEGQMVLHNLDNAALAAVMVFGLKCAFNLNYPPELKYSF